ACTCCACAATCGGAATCCGGTTCGGTCCAGTTACCATCAGGGAATAGTGAGTGTAGCGCACCACTCCTGCTAGTTCAAATTCCATGATGGAGTTTAGCAGGTCTATAGTCTTTTTCTGGTCAAGCTCTTGCATTCGTTGTTGATTGTTCCTTAGCTGGTGTTTATTGACTACGGAATGAGTAGTGAGTCGTGAAATTACAACAACTCACCACTCTTTACTTACCACTACTCACCCATTACTTACCACTACCTATTCTCCTAGGCTGAAGCGTTAGAGTTATTAATCACGTTTTGAGCATTCTGCTCAATTGTCTTGATCAGTGCCGTCACTTGAGCGGGAGTTTTGATTGGTTGAGCTGGGGGGCTCGCTGAGGGCCAAGCTTTAATCAGTTCATTCATGCTGGTTTCTATGGCTTGGCGAGCTTCGGGATTTTCTTTAGCCATTGAACCAGAAATTCCTTCATACAGGCTGTCGGCATAGTTGACAAAGCCGCGAGAGTCTTGGTATTCGATTGCCGCTGCTATTTTGCCATTGGCGATCGCTGCCCCATATTCCGAGTTAGCCGCATCCAGCAAACCATTGATTACCTGTAACGCAAATTCCGGTGAGTTGCGTTCGGCTGCGGGTAAAGCGGCGATCGCTTGCTCAACTGACTGCATCGAAGCTGCAAAGTTAGTGCCAACTTTGGCATCCTGAGGCTTTGACTTCACCAAGTCTTGCAAACTGAGCAAACTTGTTTTGAACTCTTTCACATTACGCTCATTCAGTTGATCTTCCACATCGACATAAATTTCTTCGACTGGGTGTCCGATGTGAGGTTCAGC
This window of the Chroococcidiopsis sp. CCMEE 29 genome carries:
- a CDS encoding helix-hairpin-helix domain-containing protein, whose product is MRSIFRSLLLTIATAMLVVVVSCNQTPIVSNNSTQSPAATSSPGTASHDRSGKAKINVNTAILSELDKLEAKLGIPALSHRVQASRPYGSTEELVSKNVVTQEQFNQIQDMVTIEDVVLTGEAKDVDYMTKLGLMKGHLLVAKELLDQQKPDQAEPHIGHPVEEIYVDVEDQLNERNVKEFKTSLLSLQDLVKSKPQDAKVGTNFAASMQSVEQAIAALPAAERNSPEFALQVINGLLDAANSEYGAAIANGKIAAAIEYQDSRGFVNYADSLYEGISGSMAKENPEARQAIETSMNELIKAWPSASPPAQPIKTPAQVTALIKTIEQNAQNVINNSNASA